The Desulfuromonas thiophila genome window below encodes:
- a CDS encoding CRISPR-associated helicase/endonuclease Cas3, with amino-acid sequence MQFYAHSGECPDKSDWQTLEEHLQEVARLAKEFAGVFGCGEWGENGGVLHDAGKATTDFIKRLEGSSKKVDHSTFGACLAKDRLGPLGLLLAYAIAGHHGGLPDGGTQQTELHYRLRHGKVPEDVSLLPSITLAKVLRWPLAKPEDKTAGFSMAFFTRMIFSCLVDADFLDTEAFCTPDKAAARSFVEQPSLVDLQGKLNQHLQKLTQQAEPTPVNRLRQSILRQCRAKAELAPQIFSLTVPTGGGKTLSSLSFALDHAVANKLQRVIYAIPFTSIIEQNAKVFQDILGRESVLEHHCNYKEKDESEAAAYNRRRGLATENWDAPVVVTTNVQFFESLFSNKPSRCRKLHNIAGSVIVLDEAQAIPTDYLEPCLAALKELAERYGCSLVLCTATQPALDDKALRNRLPDIHEIIENPQQLYADLCRTEVVFVGKLTDEELAERLAAQEQVLCIVSTKPQARKLFEMLPESEGNFHLSTNMYPEHRRRALDTIRWRLKQNLPCRVVSTSLVEAGVDLDFPAVYRAMAGLDSVAQAAGRCNREGKMEGLGRVYVYEPEQPARMPWVKRCASRAEEALRSLPDVDPLGLDMMRRFFALLYDVQELDKKQILSAFPDQKQIQLARDFYFPFRTVAENFRFIEDETVGVIIPLESEAEELVRQLRYTEFPRTVLRKLQTYSVAVRSHEFLALNAAGALELVDGQFPVLRNFKAYQADVGLCVDEGAVWDPEDLIR; translated from the coding sequence ATGCAATTTTATGCCCATTCTGGGGAATGCCCGGACAAATCCGATTGGCAGACGTTGGAGGAGCACCTGCAAGAGGTGGCAAGGCTGGCGAAAGAATTCGCCGGAGTGTTCGGTTGCGGTGAGTGGGGAGAAAATGGCGGAGTTCTCCATGATGCCGGCAAGGCCACAACCGATTTTATCAAACGTCTGGAAGGCAGCTCAAAAAAGGTGGATCATTCAACGTTCGGTGCCTGTTTGGCCAAAGACCGTCTTGGACCCTTGGGGCTCCTGTTGGCTTATGCGATTGCCGGGCATCACGGCGGTTTGCCGGACGGCGGCACGCAGCAGACGGAGCTGCACTATCGTCTGAGACATGGCAAAGTTCCCGAAGATGTGTCGTTGCTGCCATCGATCACATTGGCGAAAGTGCTACGCTGGCCGTTGGCAAAACCGGAAGATAAAACCGCTGGTTTCAGTATGGCTTTTTTCACGCGGATGATTTTTTCCTGCCTGGTCGATGCCGATTTCCTCGATACGGAAGCCTTTTGCACGCCGGATAAAGCTGCAGCACGATCCTTTGTTGAGCAGCCGTCTCTTGTCGATCTTCAGGGGAAGTTAAACCAGCATCTGCAAAAACTTACGCAACAGGCCGAACCAACTCCGGTGAATCGGCTGCGCCAATCCATCCTGCGGCAATGCCGGGCCAAGGCCGAGCTTGCTCCGCAGATTTTTTCTCTGACCGTGCCGACCGGCGGCGGAAAAACCCTTTCGTCACTCTCTTTCGCTCTTGATCATGCCGTTGCCAACAAGCTGCAGCGGGTGATCTATGCTATTCCCTTTACCTCGATCATCGAACAGAATGCCAAGGTTTTTCAGGATATTCTCGGGCGTGAATCGGTTCTGGAACATCATTGCAATTACAAAGAAAAAGACGAGTCGGAAGCGGCAGCTTACAACCGGCGGCGCGGATTAGCGACGGAAAACTGGGATGCGCCGGTGGTGGTCACCACCAATGTGCAGTTTTTCGAATCGCTGTTCAGCAACAAACCGTCCCGCTGCCGCAAGCTGCACAATATCGCCGGCAGTGTGATCGTGTTGGACGAAGCGCAGGCGATTCCGACCGATTATCTCGAACCCTGTCTGGCGGCTTTGAAGGAGCTGGCTGAGCGCTACGGCTGCTCGCTGGTGCTCTGTACCGCCACCCAACCCGCTCTGGACGATAAGGCGTTGCGCAATCGTCTGCCGGATATCCATGAAATTATCGAGAATCCCCAACAGCTATATGCTGATTTATGCCGCACCGAAGTCGTGTTTGTCGGCAAGTTGACCGATGAAGAACTGGCTGAGCGTCTGGCAGCGCAGGAGCAGGTGCTGTGCATTGTGTCCACCAAGCCGCAGGCGCGCAAACTGTTCGAGATGCTGCCGGAAAGCGAAGGGAATTTCCACCTCTCCACCAATATGTATCCTGAACATCGTCGCCGGGCATTGGACACGATCCGGTGGCGTCTCAAACAGAACTTGCCTTGCCGGGTGGTCTCCACCTCCTTGGTCGAAGCCGGAGTCGATCTCGATTTTCCTGCGGTTTATCGCGCCATGGCTGGCCTTGACTCCGTTGCCCAGGCGGCTGGCCGTTGCAATCGCGAAGGGAAAATGGAAGGGCTTGGCCGGGTCTATGTTTACGAGCCGGAGCAGCCAGCAAGGATGCCATGGGTCAAGCGCTGCGCCAGCCGCGCCGAAGAAGCGTTACGCAGCCTGCCGGATGTCGACCCGCTTGGTTTGGACATGATGCGGCGCTTTTTTGCCCTGCTTTACGATGTGCAGGAATTGGACAAAAAGCAGATTTTGTCAGCATTCCCGGACCAGAAACAAATTCAACTTGCCCGAGATTTTTATTTCCCTTTCCGTACTGTCGCGGAAAATTTCCGTTTTATCGAGGATGAAACTGTCGGCGTGATTATTCCTCTCGAATCGGAGGCCGAGGAGCTAGTGCGGCAGCTGCGCTACACGGAATTCCCCCGGACCGTTTTACGCAAGCTGCAAACGTACAGCGTTGCCGTGCGTAGCCATGAATTTTTGGCGTTGAACGCGGCGGGAGCGTTGGAGCTGGTGGATGGTCAGTTTCCGGTGCTTAGGAATTTCAAAGCATATCAAGCGGATGTTGGATTGTGTGTTGATGAGGGGGCTGTTTGGGATCCTGAAGATTTAATCAGATAA